Genomic segment of Desulfocurvibacter africanus subsp. africanus DSM 2603:
AACTGTCGGCCATGTCCGAGGAATTTCTGCGCGATTGCGCCCTGGAGTTTCACGAACGCCTGGAGCCGGGTTCGTTTATCGTCCTCTGCGCGGCTCCTGAATCCTGCCGCGAGGAGTTTCCCGCCTCACTGGCCGCTTTCCGCCTGCACCTGAAGGGTGCGCTCAAGCGGGAGTCGCTACGCCTGTCTGGTCAGGTCCTGGATGTGCTCACGGGCTGCGCGCGCCTGTCGTTGCCACGGCGCGGCTCGCTGGAGGGCGCGATATACGCGGCCCTGTGCGACGCCCAGCGCACGGCGCGCGGCCAACTCGACGGCAGCAAGCTGGCGCTTATGGGCGAGTTCCGGGAGCTTATCGAAGGCCAGCGCCTGGGCGCGGTGTACCAGCCCATCGTGAACCTTTCCTCGGGCGCGATCGATGCCTGGGAAGCCCTGACTCGTGGGCCCAAGGACAGCCATTTTCACTCCCCGTCGGTGCTCTTCGACTTTGCCGAGGAAGTGGGCCAGGTCTTTCAACTGGAGCGTTCCTGCCGCGAAGCGGCCATTCGCGGTCTGGACGGCCTTGGGCCCGAGCAGAAGCTCTTCCTGAACATCCATCCGCGCACGCTCGTTTCGCCCGACTTCTCGCCCGGCGAGACGCTCGGCCTGCTGGAAAAGCAAGGCATGTCTCCGCGCCAGGTGGTCTTCGAGATCACCGAGCGCCACTGCGTCAAGGATTTTACGCTATTTCATCGCACCCTGGAGCACTACCGGGGTCAGGGCTATCAGGTGGCCGTGGACGACGTGGGCACGGGCTACTCGGGACTGTGGTCCATCGCCGAAATTCGCCCGGATTACCTGAAGATTGACATGTCGCTGGTGCGCAACATCGACACCAACCCGGTCAAGCGCGCCCTACTGGAAACCTTCGTGGCCTTCGCGGACAAGATCGGCTGCCGGCTCATAGCTGAGGGCGTGGAAACTCCCGCCGAGCTGTCCACGCTCATGCACATGGGCGTGCACTACGGCCAGGGCTATCACCTCGCCCGGCCCGCCCAGCCCAAGCCCTTGAGTATCGCGGTCTTGCCCCGACGCGGCGTGTCGCGTGGGGTGCTGGCCAGCCTGGAGCTCAAGTGCTCCCTGCCGTTGCGCGATGTCGCCGAGCCGGCCCAGACCGTGACGCCGGACTCGCCCGTGCACGAGGTCCGACAGCTCCTGCACGGCAGCGAAGCCATCAGCGCCGTGGTCGTGGTGGATGGGGAGCTGCCCAAGGGGCTGGTCATGAGCCATCACCTGGACCGGGCCCTGAGCACGCCATATGGCCTGTCGCTCTACTCGCACCGCGACGTGACGCGCATCATGGACCCCACGCCCCTGGCCGCCGAGGCGGACACGCCCGTGGAAGTCGTGGCCCGCAAGGCCATGAGCCGGGAGAAGTTCAAGATCTACGACCACATCATCGTCACGGAACGCGGGCGCTATGTGGGCATCGCCTCGGTGCAGCGCATCCTGGACACCCTGGCCCTGGTGCAGGTGGAGATGGCCAAGGGAGCCAATCCGCTCACGGGCCTGCCGGGCAACGTGAGCATAGAGCGCGAGTTGGAAGCGCGCTCGGCAGCGGGCGGGACATTCAGCATCGTCTACGCCGATCTGGACAACTTCAAGGCCTTTAACGACACCTATGGCTTTCCCGAGGGCGACAAGGTGATCCTGCTCTTGTCGCGCATCACGGCCTGGGCCATGCGCCGACACGGCGCGAGCGGCGACTTCCTGGGCCACGTGGGCGGCGACGACTTCGTGCTGGTGACCCGGCCCGAGAAGGCCGAGCGCGTCTGCAAGGCCGTGGCCCGCTGCTTCGGCCGCCATGTGCGCCGACACTACCCGAGCGACGATCGCGAGCGCGGCTACGTCACGGCCAAGGACCGCTCGGGGCGCATAACCGACTTTCCCCTGGTCAGCGTATCCCTGGCCATTGTGGACTGCCTGGGCCAGTGCAGCCTGGATTCCATCGGCCGTCGCGCGGCGGAAATGAAGAATTTCGCCAAGACCCTGCCCGGCAACTCGTGGGCGCGTGACCGGCGCTCGCCATTGGGCTGCGGGGAGAAGAATGAAGAGGCGGCAGTCGCGGAAAGCTAGAGCGATACGGCCCTAAAACGCGGGGTCCAGGGCGTCGTTACGCCCTGGCGGGAGTGGGTCCGGGAGAGGGCAGAGCCCTTTCCCGGCTCTTATTTTTTATCCTAGATCAACCCTGGCTGCCCGCGCTCGGCCGGCTCCAAACGCTCCAGGAGCGCGCCGAAACGCTCGCCGCGACGGGCTTGGTCCAGGTGAAGCGTCAGGCAGCGCACGGCCAGGGCCACGGCTTCGCTTTCGGTGAGCAGATCGGGCAACTCCTGCGCGAGCCTCGGATGTCTGCCCAAACGGCCGCCGAGCATGGCGCGCCAGCCCGTGCCTTTCACGGCCAGGCTGTCGGAAGGGCAGACCTTGGCGCAGGCTCCGCAGCGCACACAGAGTACTTCATCTAGGATCGGCCCCTGCGCGTCCAGACTGACGGCATTCTCGCGACATGCTTCCAGACACGCGCCGCATTGGTGGCACGGTTCGGGCGTGACGACGACCTCGGCCGCGCCGATGAAGCCGATGTCGGCGATCTGCGGCCGCGAGCAGCCGTTGGGGCAGCAGGACAGGGAGACGCGGAAGCAGTCGTGAGCCCGGATCACTCCGGCAGGCCCCAGCTTGGCCTTGATGCGCTCGGCCGGTGACAGCGCCTCAAGAGCCTGCCGCAGTCCGCGAGCGAGCTTCGCCCCGTCCACGGCCCTGTGGGGACAGGCCTGCACACCCCTGCAGGCCTCGATCACGAATCCTTTGGACCAGTCCTCACGCTGCATGGCTTTCCTCCTGAACGTGCATAACGCATGCGTGTCCAGAGGGACGTGACGCACATCACGGACAATGTCCATGCCCGGTGCGGCTACGAACGTGGCGGCCTGGGCGCTGGGCGGGGATTTCCGGTCAAGCCATGGCCGTGCGGTACAGATGAACGAGGGTCCGGACCTTGTCCTTGTTGCCCATGAAGGCCTGGACCACTTCTGGGTCGAACTGGCTCCCGCTGCAGCGCTCGATTTCGCTCGCGGCTTCGTCGAACTCCAGAGGCGGACGGTACGGCCGGGCCTGGAGCATGGCCGAAAGGCTGTCCGCCAGGGTGATGATGCGCGCGCCCAAGGGGATGCTCTGCCCGCGCAGGCCGTGCGGGTAGCCCTGGCCGTCGAAGCGCTCGTGATGGTGCAGGACCATTTCCATGATGCCCGAGTCGCGCAGGCAGTCCAGGGGTCTGAGAATGTCCGCGCCGATGCCGGGGTGGGCTTTGATGAGCAGACACTCGTCAGGAGCCAGCTTCCCGGGCTTGCGCAGCACCACATCGGGCACTCCGATCTTGCCCAGGTCGTGCAGGTGGCCGGCTACGTGGATGAGATCCGCGCTGGCGGGCGGCAAACCCATGGACAATGCCAGGGTCTGGGTTACCACGGCCACCTCCTCGGAGTGGGCCAGGGTGTACGGGTCCTTGGCGTCCACGGCGTTGCCCAGGGATTCGGCCAACTGATGGATCAGGGTGGTTACGGTGACGGGGCAGCTCACGGCGCATGCGGCGGCAACCTTTGCATTCAGCAGCCCGGATGTTCGCGCTTTCGCGGATCTGGTGCTTTGCAGGGCGTTGAGCTGACTCGCATAGACATTCTTCAGCATGGACTTCTCCGCGTATGTCGCAAGTAGGGCGCGTCGCGTTGCGGATTGGCCTGCACGCGGCTCGCAAAACAGGATTGAAAGCCGGAAAGTCAACGGTATATAAATGATATTGATTTTCAATGTCAATACAGGCGGATGCCCTTCCCGTGCGACGAGGAAGAATATCGTCATGGAGGTAGAGCATGACTGATTCATTTGTATTTTAGAAGAATTATGGATATCCAGGACGCATCCTCTGAACATTGACCATGCACGAGCACCACGCGCAAACATGATCGCCACCATCGCCACATCCGCCCTCATGGGCATCGACGCCTTGCCCGTGGCCCTGGAGATAGACTTCTCCAGGCAGGGCCTGCCGGCATTCGTCATGGTCGGGCTGGCCGAGGGCGCGGTGCGCGAGGCCAAGGAGCGAGCCTTCTCGGCCCTCAAGAGTTCGGGCTACAAGCTCCCGCCCGCGCGCATCACCGTGAACCTGGCCCCGGCCGACGTGCGCAAGGAAGGCAGCGCCTACGACCTGCCCCTGGCCGTGGGCCTCATGGCCGCGGCGGGCATCATCCCGACCGAGGCGCTGCACGGCTGGCACCTGGCAGGCGAGCTTTCCCTCACGGGCGGACTCAAACCCGTGCACGGCGCGCTGTCCATGGCCGCCCTGGCCCGTGCCAAGGACGCCAAGGGGCTCATCCTGCCCCAGGCCAACGCGGCCGAGGCTTCCGTGGTCGAGGGGCTGCCGGTGTACGGGGCCGCGTCCCTGGCCCAGGTGGTCGGCCATCTGCTCGGGCACGAGGAATTGTCCCCGTGCGTGTGCGACCTGCAGGCCTTGTGGCGCGAGCACGAGCGCTTTCTGCTGGATTTCTCGGAGGTCAAGGGACAGGAGCACGCCAAGCGGGCCATCGAGATCGCGGCGGCCGGAAATCACAATCTTTTGTTTCTCGGCCCGCCAGGCAGCGGCAAGACCATGCTGGCCCGGCGCATCCCCACGGTGCTGCCGCCGTTGTCCTTCGGGGAGGCCCTGGAGGTCACCAAGGTTTACTCCGTGTCGGGCAGCCTGCCGCCGGACACGCCGCTCATGGTCACGCGGCCCTTCCGTTCGCCGCACCACACCATCTCCGACGCCGGGCTCATCGGCGGCGGCCACTACCCAAGGCCGGGGGAGGTTTCGCTCGCGCATTGCGGCGTGCTCTTCTTGGACGAGCTGCCCGAGTTCAAGAAGCACGTGCTGGAGGTCCTGCGCCAGCCCCTGGAAGATGGCCAGGTGACCATTTCCCGCGCGGCCATATCCCTGTGCTACCCGGCCAGCCTGATGCTCGTCGCGGCGATGAACCCGTGCCCTTGCGGCTATCTGGGCGACGAGCGCCACGCCTGCTCGTGCTCGGACATGGCCGTGCAGCGCTACCGCTCCCGGCTGTCCGGTCCCCTGTTGGACCGCATCGACCTGCACGTGGAGGTTCCGGCCGTGGACTACAAGGAGTTGCGCGCCGTGGGTCAGGGCTCGGATTCGGCGTCCATGCGCGAGCGCATCCTGGCCGCCCGCAAGGTGCAGGCCGAGCGCTACGCGGGCCTGCCGCTTTTGACCAACAGTCAACTCTCGGGCCGGCTCCTGGAGCGCTTCTGCCATTTGGGCGAAGCCGAGCACGCCTTCCTGGAACAGGCCGTGCGCCGTCTGGGCCTGTCGGCGCGGGCCTTCACGCGCATTCTGCGTATCGGCCGCACCATCGCCGATCTGGCCGGTGTCGAGCGGCTGGAAGTCGCCCACCTGGCCGAGGCCATCAACTACCGCAGCATGGACAGACAGGTGACGAGTTAGGCGGGGTAACAGAAACACGCGCCGAACCGACCTGCCAGGGCAGAGTCGTATCCCTGGGCGTTGCCGCACGTATTCTCGTAAGTCTCGGCATCCTTTTCAGGTAAGGGCAGGCGCGCTGACGGTCCACGCGCGGCTGTTCAGTCGAGCGGAAAGGCCAGAGTGAATGTGGCGCCGCATGCGTTTTGCGCCTGGAAGGTGCCGCGAATCTGTCTTGCCAGGCCGAGCACGAGCTGCATGCCCAGGGTTTCAGAGCTTCCGAGATCGAAGTCCGGCGGAAGGCCGGGTCCATTATCGGCGACGATCACGGTCAGGATGCTCCCGTCCAAGTGGGCTCCCACCCGAAGCTCACCCTCCTGGCACTCCCTGAAGCCATGCTTCACGGCATTGGTGACGAGTTCGTTGATGATCAAGCCGAACGGCACAGCCTTCTCGATGGACAGCTCCACCTCCTCCAACTGAAGCATGCAGGCCGGGCCGTTTTCCTTGCTTGCGGGATTGGCCAGCCGGGGAACGATCTTCTCCAGGTATTTCTTCAAGCTGACCCGCGAGAAGTCGCCCGCGCTGTATAGCTCCTCGTGCACGAGGGCCATGGCCGCGATGCGGTTGCGGCTCTCCAGGAACAGATCCAGGGCCCATTGATCGAGGACCTTGCTCGACTGAAGGCTGAGCAGGCTCGAAATGATCTGCAGGTTGTTCTTGACCCGGTGGTGCACTTCCCTGAGCAGTATCTCCTTTTCCTTGAGCGACGCGCGCAGGCGCTCCTCGCGCTGCTCGCGTTCATGGAGGAGCCTGGCTTGCAGCAGGTTCTGGTAGGCCAGCAGGGACAGCTTGTTGGCGAGCACGAACATGGCCTGAGCGATCTTTTCCAGGCGCTTTTGGGACATGATCGGGACTTCCCGCAGGGCCTGCGCGAATTCCTCTTCGTCGGCCCCAATGGTCTGGGCATAATCGAGCAGTCGGCGTTCGTCCTGCCCTTCGGTCCTGACCTGACCGATCAGCCAGTTGGCCACATGCTTGCCGCCCACGGTGATGCTTGCCCCTGCGTCCCACAAACCACCGCTCAGACAGGGTTGAATGATGGGGCCGCCTGGGTTTTGCCGGCCGATCACCGAGTCCGAATGGAAGCAATTGGCGCGGCCTTTTTCGGTGTTCCTGATGATGTCCTTGCACAGGCGGCAGAAATTGCTCGGCTTGGTGATCGGCGTGCCTTCCGGCGTGGTGATGACCGAGGCGACGCCCGAGATATCACTGAAGGCATCCTGCACCCGCTGGAGATCTTCGAGGTCGAGCAGGGCTTCGAAGGTGATCGCCTTGTCGTCCGACGGTTGTGTCAGAGTCATGAGCCGCTTGCGCAGGTCTTCCTCGGCCTGTCTGGACTCGGTAACGTCCCTGGTGATCCCGACGACGAACTTCTCACCGAATGGATCGACATACAGGCTTTTTTTGGTCTGCCATGTCCGCAGCCGGCCCCCGACGTCGGGGACTATTTGCTCGAATATCTGAGGCAAGCCGGTGCTGAGGACCAGCTCATCCATTTTCCAGAAGATCTCAGCTAAAGGCTCGGGAAAAAAGTCGCTTACCGTGTAGCCCAGGAGCTCCTCGCGCCGCCTGCCGGTCAGAGAACACTCGGCCGCGTTGGCCAGCACGAGCCGGTGCTTGCTGTCTTTGACAAAGATCGGATCTCCGACTGCATCAAGAACTTTTTCCAGGAAATCCTTGGCCTTGATTAACTCATCTTGAGTCTGTCCACAGCCGTCGATATCCGGAAGCTCGCCCTGCGCGTTCAGCCAATCGTGGATTTCGGCCGCGAATTCGCTTTTCTCTCCTGTAATCTGTCCGCCATGAAAGCTCATGCCACGGAACGTACCAGCCAGGGTCGCATAACGTTCCTTCTCTGCGGTGAGTTCACTGATCTTCGCTTCAGCTTGCCTCAATGCCGCTAGAAGCTGTTTCCGCGTTCGACAATCCTTGCACATGCGGAACCTTTTGCGTGAGTGCCTACTGAATTTGCATGCCAATTTAATTCCCATGGGAACAGTATAATGGCCTTTAGGTGCCATCAATCAAAAAATGCATCATCTGGTAGCAAGAAGAAAGTTTTGCAGGGTTTTGGTAATGCATTCCATATGCCATGGGTGACTAAACTCTGAGGGGCGAGGCTTTCCCAAGGTCTGAGGATTTGTCCCGGGGGAGATTGTCGGGAGGATCGTATTGCAATATCCAAAAAATCAGAAAACGGCCGAAGGACTTCGCAATCGGTTTGGCAGCAATTCCAAATGATTACTCATAAGAGACAAACAGAGGGGAGAAGCTGCAGTAATTTTACCAGTAAGGGCGATCGGAAGCGTGGGCAGCGAAGTCGCCATACGGTTCTCAGCAACGGGATGCGGATGCGCGCGGTTACGCGTGACTTGCGGAAGGGCGGCTCCTCCAGGCAAGGCTAGTCTGCCAGAGTTCCGGCCGCCTCGGAGAGAAAAACCATTGCTCAACGCACTCGCTTTTCTGCTATAAACAATCGTGGGGTTTCGGCGTGCCGGATCGGCGGAACGTATTCGGCGCGCCTCGGAGACGGGTACTTGCGGCGGGGGCAACGTAACGGGCGGCGCATGCCGGCCGCCGGGAGCAGCGCCGCATGACAGGGCAGAGGACTTATAAGGTGGGCATTTCCGGCTCGTACGGCGGGCTGAACATGGGCGACGAGGCCATCCTCCAGTCCATCGTCGCGCAACTGCGGGCATCGCTGTCCGTGGAGATCACGGTCTTTTCGCGCAACCCCGAAGACACCCTGCGCCGCCAGCGCGTGGACGAGGCCGTGCCCGTGCGCGAGATGACCCGCGGCGAGGCCTGCCGGGTGATGAGCGGCCTGGACCTGTTCATTCTCGGCGGAGGCGGCATCCTGTTCGATACCGAAGCCGAGATATTTCTGCGCGAGGTGCAGGTCGCCCACGAGATGGGCGTGCCGGTCATGATCTACGCCGTAAGCGCCGGGCCGCTCAAGACTCGCTCGGCTCAGCAGCTCGTGCGCGAGGCCCTGAACCAGGCCAGGCTGATCACCGTGCGCGAACGCGGGGCCAAGCGCACTCTGGAACACACGGGCGTGGAGCATGAGATCATCGTCACGGCCGATCCCGCGCTGCTGCTTGAGCCCGAGCCATTGCCCGAGGGCGAGCTGGGGCGCATCGGCCTGGAAGACGGCCCCTGCGTGGTGGGCATGTCCGTGCGCGAGCCGGGCCCGGCAGCGCCGGACATCGACCACGACTTCTACCATGCCCTGCTGGCGGACGCCGCGGACTTCATCATAGACCGCTACGACGCCCAGGTGGTCTTCGTGCCCATGGAACAGCGTGTACTCGACATGCAGCACTCCCACGCCGTGGTCTCCAAGATGCTGCGGCCGCAGCGGGCCTCGGTTCTCAAAGGCGAGTATTCACCCGGACAGATCATGACCATCATGAAGCAATTCACCTTCGCCGTGGGCATGCGTCTGCATTTCCTGATTTTTGCAGCCTTGCAGGGCGTACCTTTCGTGGCCTTGCCCTATTCGGCCAAGGTCCAGGACTTCCTGAGCGAGCTGCACATAGAGACGCCGCCGATCAAGCTCGTTAACGCGGGACGGCTCATCGCACACATCGACCATAACTGGGATCACCGTGAGGAGCTGCGCGAGCACATCAAGAGCACGTTGCCCGAGCTTCAGGAGCGTGCCAGGGAAAACAACCGGCTGCTCGTGGAGCTTGCCCGGTCGCTGCCGGAGAGCAGGGACCAGGACCGCCAGGCCCAGCGTTGCGCCATTTAACATTTCAGGGGGAGATTCATGCCGCCGCTCGCACGTCCAGCATCCGTCACGCACGTCAGCCTGCCGCCTCGCCAGGCCATGGTCGCGGCCGACACGGAAGTCCTGGTGGTCGGAGGCGGCCCTTCCGGCCTGGGCGCTGCCCTGGGAGCGGCCAGCGCCGGGGCCGATGTGGTCCTGGCCGAACGCTATGGTTTTCTGGGCGGCAATGCCACGGCGGCACTGGTCACGCTATGGTCCTCGGACCGCACCCAGCGCCAAATGACTACCCTGCCGGGCGCCACGACCTTCTTCCCCACGGACCACGGCCCGGGCGAGCAGGTCTTCGCCGGCTGGCCTTCCCGACTCGTGGAACGGCTCGTACGCGAGGGCGGGGCCATCGCGCCTTCGCTCGCAACCGGCTACACCGTGCCTTTCGATCCCGAGGTCTTCAAGATCGTGGCCCAGGACATGCTCGATGAAGCGGGCGTGAGGCTCCTGCTACACGCCTTTGCCAGCGGCGTGTGGCGCAAGGAGGAAACCGACCGGCTCGGGGGCGTGGTCTTCGAGACCAAGGCCGGCCCGATGGTGGTGCGCGCCAAGACAGTCGTTGACTGCACGGGGGACGGCGACATCGCAGCCATGGCTGGCGCGCGCTATCAAACCGGGCGCAAGGAGGACGGCCTGGTTCAGCCCATGACGCTCATGTTCCGCCTGGCCGAGTTCGAGCGGATTGCCTTTGATAACTACGTCAAGGCGCACCCGGGCCAGTGGCGCGGCGTGCATGGCCTGTGGGAACTCGTCGAGCAGGCCGCCAGGGCCGGAGATCTGGATCTGCCGCGCGAGGACATCCTGTTTTTCGGCACACCGCACGAACGCGAGTTGCTGGTTAATTCCACGCGCGTGGTCAACGTGCATGGAACCAACGTCTTCGATCTGACCCGCGCCGAGATGGAAGGCCGGCGGCAGATGCGTATGATCACGACCTTTTTCCGCCGCTACGTGCCGGGCTTCGAGCGCGCCTACATCCTGCAGAGCGCGCCCATGGTCGGCGTGCGCGAGGGTCGGCGCATCCGGGGCGACTACCAGCTCACGGGCGAAGACATCCTTTCGGCGCGCAAGTTCCCGGACGCCGTGGCGCGCGGCACCTACCCCATCGACATCCATAGCCCCACCGGCAAGGGCACGACGCTCAAGCGCGTACCCGCGGGCGAGGCCTATGACATCCCCCTGCGTTGCCTCCTGCCGGAGGGCGTGGACAACCTGCTCATGGCCGGGCGCTGCATATCGGGCACGCACGTGGCCCACTCGTCCTACCGGGTCATGCCCATCGCCATGGCCACGGGCCATGCCGCCGGCGTGTGCGCGGCCCTGGCCGCCAGAGAACTCAAATCTCCACGCTTCGTGCCGGCAGGCGCCGTGCAGGCCGAATTGGCCAGGCAGGGAGCAGCGCTGGACATCAAGTCAGACAGGGAGATTGTGGCCGAGCCCTGAATCAGCCAGACATTAAAGCATTTTGCATTTCAGACGCTCCCTTCGGCGTTGACGGCGGAATTACATTCCGCCTACGCCTGCGGGGCGGCAAGCCATGCCGACGCATGGCTTGCAGAGCATTTTCAAAAGCAAAATGCTCTATACGCTCTTTGCCCGCTACCGTGCTTACAGGGCAGAGGCTGAGAGCGTTCGGCGTCCGCCAAGCGCCTGGAATTCCTTGTGCGGACGAGCAGAGCCTGGTTATATTCCACGATGACGATCCGGATTTGAGCGGAAAGGACATGCCTTGCCCCGCGCGGCGATGTCGGATACCACCGCACAGGACCACGGGAGCATCCATGCGCCTGACGCAGTTGATCAATCGCCTCGCCCCGGCCCCCCAGGCCTACGCCAGCATCTACGATGTCTGTGAGCCCGTGCTGCGCCCGGAGGAACCCCTGGCCGAGCCCGGCAAGCACCTCCGGCTCCTGTACCGCAAGTCCTTGCGCCATCCGCTGCTGCGCCTGTTCGTGCTGCGCGGCTGCCGTCATCCGTTGCTGCCCATGGCCCGCATAGGCCGCTATCATGAAATGCTGCGCAAGGCGCTGAACGCCACGCCCGTGCATTGGCGCAACCGCGTCTGGGTGCGCGAGACGTTCGCGCCCCTGGCCGAGCTGCTGGACAAGGTCGTTCCGCCGCGCTGGCAGCTGCGCGAAACCATGGCCGCTCCCCGCGCGGACATGTCCCGCGCTGAGCTGGACGAGACCCTGAATTGCCTTGCGCGTCACGTTTTTCGCGTGTGGGACAAGGACAAACAGGATCCCTGGTTTCCGGTGCACGCCCAGGCTTCCCTGTCGGGCGACGACACCCTGAGCGGCGAGGCATTTCTGGACATCCTCGCCGGCCTGGGCTCCTTTGAACAGCAGAACGCCACGCTGCTCTTCGCCTTGCTGCGCTGCTTCCTCATGGCCTGTCCGGCCAAACTGCGCCTCATGCGCAAGCCCTACAAGGGCTTGGCCGAGCCTCTGCGCAAGCTTGGGCGCATCACTCACCGCACGGCCTTCTACGATGCGATCTTTTTCGAGCTGCTGTACACGCGCGCGGTCAAGAACCATGTGCATCCCGAGGAGTTCCGCAAGATCGCGGCCGTGCTCGAAAGCCTGGTGCGCTACATCGTGGTCACGAGCAGCGAGGAACTCGTCTCGCCCACGGGCGGAATCCGCCATCCGGCCATTACCTGTCTGCCTGTTGGGTCGCGCGGGCAGCCGCTGTGCAAGCTCTCGCGCCGCCACTGGAGACTCAAGCGCAAGCTCGGCTTCGGCGATTACGTGCCCGATGTGGATACGACATTTCTGGCTCTGTCCATGGCCCGCAAGTGGCTGCTCTTTTTACGCAACTTTGGCCTGCAGGCCGATCCAGAACTCAAGTCGGCCTGCGAGCGTTTCCTGAACCATCCCTGGATCGAGATCATCAGCGAGTACCAGGTGGGCTCGGGCCACGCCACCAACCCGCCCACCAACAAGGCCACGCGGCCCTTGGACTATTTCGGCGCGGTGCCCCTGTGGTTCGACAAGCCATTCCGCAAGGCCGACGGCAGCGTGGTGCGCGAGGCCCTGGGCAACGAGATCTGCCCGGGCCACAACATGGACATCCTCGAGGCCATCCTGGTCAACCGTCATGCTTGGCGTGCCCTGTCCGGCCAGAATCTGGAAACCGTGCACCGCTTCATCGAGTTCCACCACCGGGCCTTCAAGAGCGGCAACTTTCGCCGTGAATCGGCCGTGCGCTTCTACCTGCCTCCGACCTATGTGCACTACGCCGGCCGGGTCTGGGACGTGTTCAAGGCCATTCCCGAGGAGGAGAAGGCCGTGCTCGATCCCGAAGGCAAGCTGGCCGAAATCCGCAAGATCGGCCTGGACTACTGCCGCCGCGAACTGCTGGGCCGCACGGTGAATCCCTTCGATGCCGCCCAGGCCGTGCTGGCCCTGGTTCTTCTGGAGCACGAGCCCCGGCGTGACGGGCTCATCGCCTATGGCCTGTCCGTCATGCGACAGGCCTTGGGCGAGGGGCTGCGTCATCCATACCGGGCCTATGAATGGACCCTGGTGCGCACACCCACGCGCATCATCGTCGGCAGCGAGGTCGCCACATCCCTCTTCGTGCTGGGAGCCTTCGCCGAGGCCCGGCGTTATCTTTACGGCCACGAGCGCGTGGACCTGCCCCTGCCCAAGCCAGCAGCCCAGATTCGAAGCTGAGTGCGCAAGAGCTGGGAAGGGCTTTGCCTGCCAGAGCGGCTCGCTCCTCCCCAGACCCCACCACCAGGGAGCATGGGCCCCGGGACTCCGCATTTCATGTGAGTATCGCTTTAGGGCAGATTGTTTTTAAGACGTCCGCTCCGGCGTTGATGGCGCAAGTGAATTGCGCCTACGCCTACGCGGCGGCAAGCCATGCCGACGCATGGCTT
This window contains:
- a CDS encoding GGDEF domain-containing protein produces the protein MLESMRSLSAVPLAAGRNMHEHARTPHNFGFLRQNERRKIEAVLDEGGGFWLFYFEIDNYSIFRSLLGADVAQALLNLMERELSAMSEEFLRDCALEFHERLEPGSFIVLCAAPESCREEFPASLAAFRLHLKGALKRESLRLSGQVLDVLTGCARLSLPRRGSLEGAIYAALCDAQRTARGQLDGSKLALMGEFRELIEGQRLGAVYQPIVNLSSGAIDAWEALTRGPKDSHFHSPSVLFDFAEEVGQVFQLERSCREAAIRGLDGLGPEQKLFLNIHPRTLVSPDFSPGETLGLLEKQGMSPRQVVFEITERHCVKDFTLFHRTLEHYRGQGYQVAVDDVGTGYSGLWSIAEIRPDYLKIDMSLVRNIDTNPVKRALLETFVAFADKIGCRLIAEGVETPAELSTLMHMGVHYGQGYHLARPAQPKPLSIAVLPRRGVSRGVLASLELKCSLPLRDVAEPAQTVTPDSPVHEVRQLLHGSEAISAVVVVDGELPKGLVMSHHLDRALSTPYGLSLYSHRDVTRIMDPTPLAAEADTPVEVVARKAMSREKFKIYDHIIVTERGRYVGIASVQRILDTLALVQVEMAKGANPLTGLPGNVSIERELEARSAAGGTFSIVYADLDNFKAFNDTYGFPEGDKVILLLSRITAWAMRRHGASGDFLGHVGGDDFVLVTRPEKAERVCKAVARCFGRHVRRHYPSDDRERGYVTAKDRSGRITDFPLVSVSLAIVDCLGQCSLDSIGRRAAEMKNFAKTLPGNSWARDRRSPLGCGEKNEEAAVAES
- a CDS encoding 4Fe-4S binding protein; amino-acid sequence: MQREDWSKGFVIEACRGVQACPHRAVDGAKLARGLRQALEALSPAERIKAKLGPAGVIRAHDCFRVSLSCCPNGCSRPQIADIGFIGAAEVVVTPEPCHQCGACLEACRENAVSLDAQGPILDEVLCVRCGACAKVCPSDSLAVKGTGWRAMLGGRLGRHPRLAQELPDLLTESEAVALAVRCLTLHLDQARRGERFGALLERLEPAERGQPGLI
- a CDS encoding HD-GYP domain-containing protein, whose protein sequence is MLKNVYASQLNALQSTRSAKARTSGLLNAKVAAACAVSCPVTVTTLIHQLAESLGNAVDAKDPYTLAHSEEVAVVTQTLALSMGLPPASADLIHVAGHLHDLGKIGVPDVVLRKPGKLAPDECLLIKAHPGIGADILRPLDCLRDSGIMEMVLHHHERFDGQGYPHGLRGQSIPLGARIITLADSLSAMLQARPYRPPLEFDEAASEIERCSGSQFDPEVVQAFMGNKDKVRTLVHLYRTAMA
- a CDS encoding YifB family Mg chelatase-like AAA ATPase, which gives rise to MIATIATSALMGIDALPVALEIDFSRQGLPAFVMVGLAEGAVREAKERAFSALKSSGYKLPPARITVNLAPADVRKEGSAYDLPLAVGLMAAAGIIPTEALHGWHLAGELSLTGGLKPVHGALSMAALARAKDAKGLILPQANAAEASVVEGLPVYGAASLAQVVGHLLGHEELSPCVCDLQALWREHERFLLDFSEVKGQEHAKRAIEIAAAGNHNLLFLGPPGSGKTMLARRIPTVLPPLSFGEALEVTKVYSVSGSLPPDTPLMVTRPFRSPHHTISDAGLIGGGHYPRPGEVSLAHCGVLFLDELPEFKKHVLEVLRQPLEDGQVTISRAAISLCYPASLMLVAAMNPCPCGYLGDERHACSCSDMAVQRYRSRLSGPLLDRIDLHVEVPAVDYKELRAVGQGSDSASMRERILAARKVQAERYAGLPLLTNSQLSGRLLERFCHLGEAEHAFLEQAVRRLGLSARAFTRILRIGRTIADLAGVERLEVAHLAEAINYRSMDRQVTS
- a CDS encoding PocR ligand-binding domain-containing protein, coding for MSFHGGQITGEKSEFAAEIHDWLNAQGELPDIDGCGQTQDELIKAKDFLEKVLDAVGDPIFVKDSKHRLVLANAAECSLTGRRREELLGYTVSDFFPEPLAEIFWKMDELVLSTGLPQIFEQIVPDVGGRLRTWQTKKSLYVDPFGEKFVVGITRDVTESRQAEEDLRKRLMTLTQPSDDKAITFEALLDLEDLQRVQDAFSDISGVASVITTPEGTPITKPSNFCRLCKDIIRNTEKGRANCFHSDSVIGRQNPGGPIIQPCLSGGLWDAGASITVGGKHVANWLIGQVRTEGQDERRLLDYAQTIGADEEEFAQALREVPIMSQKRLEKIAQAMFVLANKLSLLAYQNLLQARLLHEREQREERLRASLKEKEILLREVHHRVKNNLQIISSLLSLQSSKVLDQWALDLFLESRNRIAAMALVHEELYSAGDFSRVSLKKYLEKIVPRLANPASKENGPACMLQLEEVELSIEKAVPFGLIINELVTNAVKHGFRECQEGELRVGAHLDGSILTVIVADNGPGLPPDFDLGSSETLGMQLVLGLARQIRGTFQAQNACGATFTLAFPLD